The following coding sequences lie in one Aspergillus luchuensis IFO 4308 DNA, chromosome 8, nearly complete sequence genomic window:
- a CDS encoding glycoside hydrolase family 28 protein (CAZy:GH28;~COG:G;~EggNog:ENOG410PMNA;~InterPro:IPR000743,IPR012334,IPR006626,IPR011050;~PFAM:PF00295;~SECRETED:SignalP(1-19);~go_function: GO:0004650 - polygalacturonase activity [Evidence IEA];~go_process: GO:0005975 - carbohydrate metabolic process [Evidence IEA]) translates to MVRQLILIGGMLAAVAVHAAPAEPAHPMVTEAPDANLIEKRATTCTFSGSEGASKASKSKTSCSTIYLSDVAVPSGTTLDLTDLNDGTHVIFQGETTFGYEEWTGPLVSVSGTDITVEGESGAVLNGDGSRWWDGEGGNGGKTKPKFFYAHDLTSSTIKSIYVENSPVQVFSIDGSTDLTMTDITVDNTDGDTDDLAANTDGFDIGESTYITITGAEIYNQDDCVAINSGENIYFSASVCSGGHGLSIGSVGGRDDNTVKNVTFYDVNVLKSQQAIRIKTIYGDTGSVSEVTYHEIAFSDATDYGIIIEQNYDDTSKTPTTGVPITDFVLENIIGTCEDDDCTEVYIACGDGSCSDWTWTGVSVTGGKVSDDCLNVPSGISCDL, encoded by the exons ATGGTCCGTCAACTTATCTTAATCGGTGGCATGCTGGCAGCTGTTGCTGTGCATGCGGCGCCTGCCGAACCCGCTCATCCCATGGTTACGGAAGCGCCTGACGCCAATTTGATCGAAAAGCGAGCGACAACTTGCACCTTCTCGGGGTCCGAAGGTGCCTCCAAGGCCAGCAAGTCGAAAACTTCTTGCTCCACCATTTACCTGTCTGACGTGGCCGTCCCATCTGGCACCACCCTTGACCTCACTGATCTTAATGATGGCACTCAC GTGATCTTCCAAGGAGAAACCACTTTCGGTTATGAGGAATGGACAGGGCCTCTCGTGAGTGTTTCTGGAACGGATATTACTGTCGAGGGGGAGAGCGGTGCGGTGCTCAATGGTGATGGCAGCCGCTGGTGGGACGGAGAGGGTGGTAATGGCGGTAAAACAAAGCCCAAGTTCTTCTATGCCCATGACTTGACCTCTTCGACCATCAAGAGCATCTACGTTGAGAACTCTCCTGTGCAAGTGTTCAGTATCGATGGCTCCACTGATCTCACCATGACCGATATCACTGTGGATAACACTGACGGTGACACCGACGACCTCGCTGCGAATACGGATGGTTTTGACATCGGGGAAAGCACCTATATCACGATCACCGGTGCTGAGATTTACAACCAGGACGACTGCGTTGCTATCAATTCCGGAGAG aatatttatttcagcGCCAGTGTTTGTTCCGGGGGTCATGGCCTGTCGATTGGCTCAGTTGGTGGCCGGGATGATAACACCGTCAAAAATGTTACTTTTTATGATGTCAACGTCCTCAAGTCCCAGCAAG CGATCCGTATCAAGACCATCTACGGCGACACTGGCTCCGTCAGCGAAGTTACTTACCATGAGATCGCCTTTTCAGACGCTACAGATTATGGCATTATCATTGAGCAGAACTACGATGACACCTCCAAGACTCCTACTACAGGAGTGCCGATAACAGATTTTGTGCTCGAGAACATCATCGGAACgtgtgaggatgatgactgcACAGAAGTATACATTGCCTGTGGTGATGGCAGCTGTTCGGACTGGACCTGGACTGGTGTGAGTGTGACCGGTGGCAAAGTCAGTGACGACTGCCTCAATGTTCCCTCGGGAATTAGCTGCGATTTGTAG